In Streptomyces rapamycinicus NRRL 5491, the genomic stretch GCCTGGCCAGATAGGGGGCGAGGTGGTGAGGGTCGGTGGCGTTGTCGAAGACCAGAAGCCACCCGGAATGGGTCTCCAGCCAGGCCAGGGCCCATTCGGCCAGGACGTCGCTCGCGATGGTGCTGGCATCGATTCCAGGAGTGAGACGGGCGGTGAGCTGGGCGAGGGACGCGGTGATGGTCTCGGGGATCTCGGCATTGATCCACCAGACCGCCGTGTACTCGGTGCGGTGACCATGGGCGTAGTGCAGGGCCAGGGAGGACTTCCCGATTCCGCCCAGACCGGAGACGGTCTGTGTCACTACCTGCGTGGCGGCCCGCGCGTTTCCAGGGTGCAGGGCACGTTTCAGGTTGGCCGTTTCCTCCTCCCGGCCGACGAATCGGTGGGAGACGGGCCGTGGAAGGTTGTGCGTCCCGTGTGGCGTGGGCAGGCCTGCCGGTGACGGTAGTGCCACCGGGGTTTGGACACGCACGTCTCCTGCGTGGACGGTGCCGTAATTGGTGCCCACGGCAGGTGACCGGCTCCCAGAGGTGGCTGGACCGGGCTGGGGCGGTAAGGCGGGCTGCGTGATATCTCCGGTCACGAGAACGGGCTCAGGAGTGGTCGCCGGTGTGGATGGTGCCGTAGTTGTTGTGCACGGCTGGTGACCTCTCCCCCGAGGTGGTCACGGTCACCGTGGCGGCTGCGGCCGGGCGGGCCCACCCAGCGATCTCGGCGGCGAGCGTCGGATCCGCGGCCAGCAGGCGGCGGATCTGGACGCGCACCATCGCCACCAGGTCCGCGTCATCGGGCGCACCGGCCAGTTCGGAGACGCTGTCCGCGATGGCGTCCTGTTCGGCAGTCGGCTGAGTATCGGGCGCGTCGCGGCCAGTGAGGCGGAGCAGGAGGCGCCGGCCGAAGGAAACGGTCGCGTCGGCGGCATCGCTCTCCACGCGGGCCAGTACTGCCGTGCCGTAGGCGGTGACGGCTGCGGTGGCGTACGGCGTGAGGTCTTGCGCGAGCTGGATCGCGTCCACGGACATAGCAACATCCCCCTGGAGATTCACGAGCCGCCGGCGCCCCGATACGCGGCGGTGCGGTGGGCCATCCAGCCTAGCCATCACTCCTGCCACTTCGGCCGAGGCGCTCTTTGCCACTTCGACCGGGACGCTCCTGCCACTTCGGCCGGGACGCTCCGGAGTATGCGCGGACGTCGTTGTCCGGGTGGGCGTCCACGACTTCCCACCCCTCGCGAGTACACAGCGCAGCGGCAGTCCTACTCCTGGTGCGCGATGCCCCAGACCCGCGCCGCCCCGGTCCTGGCTGCTCCTGACGTAGATCGCGTAGATCGCTGCTCGGCGTGGCCCCGCGGACGGCTGGCGGCGACTGGCGGCCGACGCGCCCCGTCCAAGCCCCCGCGGACTGCCGGGTTCCGGGAGTCGTACGTCCCGGGCTCGGCCGTTTACCGCCCCGCCGGGGCGGCTGCGGCAACGCCGTCGATCTCGACGAGTACGCCCTCGCGCACGAGTTGTGTGACCACCGTGGTCCGGGCGGGCAGCGGAGAGCGATCCGCGAAGAACTCCGCGTACACGCGGTTGAAGGCGGCGAAGTGGCCGCGGTCGCTGAGGTAGCAGGTGCACTTGACGATCAGGTCCTTGCCGCTGCCGGCCGCGGCGAAGACCGCGACGAGGTTGCGCAGGACCTGCCGCACCTGGGCATCGAAGTCGGCCGGTATCTCGTGCGTAACGGGGTCGAGCGGGCCCTGCCCGGAGGTGAAGATCAGCTCACCGACCCTGATGGCCTGGGACAACGGGGGCTCGGTGCCGTCGGAGAAGCGTACGAACGGGGCGTTCTCGGTGTGGATGCCTTCGATCATGGAGGCATTCTCCGTCACGGACGCCGTACCGCTACATGGCGAGACGCACGGAAGGGGAATAATAGGGCATTACGGGCGCAGTGGCGGAGCGTGCAAGAGGCGGTGGCGGATGACGGACGACGGCGACGGCGGG encodes the following:
- a CDS encoding RidA family protein — translated: MIEGIHTENAPFVRFSDGTEPPLSQAIRVGELIFTSGQGPLDPVTHEIPADFDAQVRQVLRNLVAVFAAAGSGKDLIVKCTCYLSDRGHFAAFNRVYAEFFADRSPLPARTTVVTQLVREGVLVEIDGVAAAAPAGR